The genomic window ttattctgcatttgttcaagcctaaacaaTAATTATTTtaagtgcctattcacccccccccctctaggcgacatccacgatctttcagaggggagaggccaggaggcgccccaagtaggattgaatcctacttgggctcctcccagGCCGCGCGTCCCCCGTGCCATATATATCGGAGGGGGtaggaaagagggggggagggggaaggaagggggaatcctattccctttctttcctttcctccttcccctttccttctccaccttggccggcccatatgggggacgcaccagccccttgtggctggtttgtttcccctcttggcccataaggcccatatcttttgccgggggtgcccggaaccccttccggtgacctatgtacccggtaccctctgaaacacttctggtgtccggataccattgtcctatatataaatctttacctcttgaccatttcgagaatcctcttcatgtctgtgatcccatccgggactccgaacaacattcagtcaccaaatcacataactcatataatactatatcgtcatcgaacgttaagcgtgcggaccctacgggttcgagaactatgtagacatgaccgagacacctctccggtcaataaccaatagtggaacctggatgctcatattggctcctacatatcctatgaagatctttatcggtcgaaccgttatgacaacatacgtaattccctttgtccatcggtatgttactttcccgagattcgatcgtcgatatctttatatctagttcaatctcgttaccaacaagtctctttacttgttccgtaatacatcatctcgtgactaactccttagtcgtttgcttgcaagcttatgatgtgtattaccgagagggcctagagatacctctcagatactcggagtgacaaatcctaatcttgatctatgacaactcaacagacaccttcggagatacctatagagcatatttataatcaccagttacgttgtgacgtttgatagcacacaaggcattcctccggtatccgggagttgcataatctcatagtcgaaggaatatgtatttgacatgaagaaagcaatagcaataaaactgaacgatcattatgctaagctaacggatgggtcttgtccatcacatcattctcctaatgacgtgatcccgttatcaaatgacaactcatgtccatggttaggaaaccttaaccatctttgatcaacgagctagtctagtagaggcttactagggacattatgtttgtttatgtattcacacatgtattaaggtttccgatcaagacaattctagcatgaataataaacctttatcatgaataaggaaatactcccttcgtcccaaaaatcttgtcttagatttgtctaaatacagatgtatcaagtcacgttttagtattagatacatctgtatctaggcaaatctaagacaagaattttgggacggagggagtattaaatagcaactttattattgcctctagagcatatttccttcagcctatACTCTAGATATGCATGTGTAGGGCGCTATTATGACTTGTTAGATGATACTAAAATATGCGTAAATAACAAACATTTTAAAATTGATCATTGGCTTATGGTAGTGTCTATTCACGCCCACTCTAGACACTCCTTTTGATCCGAcaggtttcgagttccttaatggccTCGTTGCTCTCAACAACAAGTTTCATAAGGTAGAGAAACTTAGCTAGTCTCTTACCACTTAGAGTAATCATGAACTTATGCAAGCCCACCGACATACGTtgctcctcctcatcctcgtcagTACCACCCTTCGCATCATGAAAAACATCGGTAcgaggcttggggggggggggggggggtggagtggaAGGTACCTTAAGACTTGTTTGCCATAAGGCATTCGTGGGAGCCAACTTGCTCATCATCCTTGACCTCCGATGGTCATGAGACACTTGTGGGAGTCGCCTTTGTAGTTCTTCATGCAACTGTACTTGATTATCTTGTCATCTTTGACCAGCTTTAATTGGGCTACACCAGCGACACCCACAACATCTTTAGGGTCGGAGTCGTCGGAAGCTTGAGCAATGAGTGTCTCCCCTTCCGTATTCTTCAGCCTTGCATTTCATGGATAAGGCAACTTCTTAACAAACTGACTCTTGTGTGGGTGCAAGAGATGGTCAACCCGGGCTTAGGTTGGTTGACGTAACGTCAAGTGACTTTGTGTCTGAGCTAGGCCAAACAGAAAAACAACAAACAGTGCGATAGCATCACCAACACTTGCGAGACGCAGAGCCATATGTCCTCAACTATTCTCTTCATATTTCATTTTCTTTGGGCAGGGTAGCGGCTGGCAGCACAAGCCATAGCCGTTTCCCTTGGATGGAAGAAGCAACCTTTACAACAACAATGAGAATGCAAAATCATGCAACAACAGCTACCTGCCCTATCAACAACCATCTCTGCCAACAACACAGTTAACCACCCGGGAGGCATCAGCCATCATCCCCAGACAAGACTCTGAACAAGGTAAGGAGGAAGAAATATCACATGTACAAAAGGATCAAACAGAACTGGTTTGGGGTTTGGAGGAAGGTTGGTTTTTCTACGGCCCGACGCTATCTACTGCATTGATCCTATCGACAAAACGATGCGTCCGCACGCATCAGCTCACGCCCGACAACGAGGCGTCACCGCCCGTCGTCCCTCCTGCtgtcagccgccgccgcccgcgacgaGTCCCTGCTGGACGCCTTGATCGCGTCCGCGATCATGACGGCCACCGAGGCCTTGTGGAGGGCCAGGTCCGCCTTGTGCATTAGGCAATGGGCCTTctccctcttgagcctggccaTCGTCGTGGCGTGCTGCGCGGCGCTCGTGGCATCACGCAGCTTGAGCTCCTCCACGTCCACACGGTGGCTCTGGGGCGGCCCCCCTTGGAGCGCCTGCTTCGAGTTCTGGTGCTCATGGATCGCAGTGTTCCAGTGATCAGGCACGCCTCCTCGCCTTATTTTCTGGCTGCGGAAGGACGGAGACGGGTGGTGATCCTCAGAGAATGCAAAGCTAGCATTCCTTTTCATACTGTTAGTCCTGAATCTTGGAGTAGAACCTCTGTCCGAAGCATCAGACGCGCGAGGGGAATCTGTTCTCATAGAGAACCTGGGGGAGTACCCTGTTGGTGAATTAAGAGAACCACCGTCATAGGATTCATATGTCCTCCCTTCCCCAACATATTCGCCGTTTCTCCGGCCtacaaaaaaacaaacaaacaggAAACTGTATCAGCAAATGCAGGGGGGGGGGGAAGCACGAGCCGTTGATTTGACTACAAAACATAAAGGGTGTACCTTGTCGGTAAAAGCCATCCTGCTCTCTTGAAAAGCTGTGGCATCCAGAGTACATAAGCTTCTTATGTGATCTCTGCTTCGGTCCCTTGGATACCTGAAGCCGAAGTCCACGAGGTTTCAAACAGAAGGCAAAGAGTGCAGGTTTGGGGGGCGGCCTCTTTCCTTGGTACCCATTTGATGAACCCTGCATTCTGTTTACTGCCGATTCCCATTCCTGTAGCTGCTGAGCATAAATCTTCCACATAACAGGCtgaaaatgatagaaagtaaagtCAGAGGGAGCTGGACTGCGATGATACCATCTGGTAAGATGAGAGCATGATAGCCGAAAAGAAATGCAACAATCAATCCTTTCCCTGGAAGCATGGGCTTATTTGCAGCCATTTAATGAACCGTATTAGAAGAGAAACTCCATATCGAGTTACAGTACACAAAATATAAGCTACCGCCTAAACTATTTGAACTAACCCGAGAATGTTTTGCTTTAATCGATTGGTGCTGTCAAAGATTggagccaaaaacaagcaaaatttCCATTTTGGAACATTATGTTAGCACAGTGCTCCATCAATGGCATAGTTGGAATAATTCGAATAGAAGTAAACAGACCTACATAAGCATAAGAAACTACAGTTTACAAAATATTAGTTTGTAGGAAGGACCACAAAGGAGCcaaggcatatatatatatatatatatatataactaaacaTCCCGAAGAACATAGAAAACAGATTCTGAAATGCTTACTCGATCTCTGTTTTTGTCATAAACCATCAACATGATGATCAATTGATCATGTACAGGAAAGTAAGGCAAAGCTAACAAGACAAAACAAAGCATGAGAAGACATATAACCTGAAAATGTCGAACAAGCGGCATTCCCTTCTTCTGCCTCTTGTCATGCCAATGATCATGTATCACTTCAGTGATGTCCAGCGGTACATTATCCACATCTAATTCCTTAATCTGATCAATGGTGAGCGCACTGCAGTTATGGGTATGTGCAAATTTCTCAAATTTGTCCATGATCTTCTCAAACAAATCCTCTGTTAACTCAGACATAGTGTTGTTCTTATCTCGCTGAGACTTCCTCCATCCTGAAATCCACTCTTCATCGTCACTATCCATGTCATATATCAAACGGGATTCGTCAAGGGCCATTTCAACATCTGGTCCGATATGGCAAAGATAATCTTGGGggcgcacaaacgatacaacctcATTATCATCATGACCTTCAACCAAGCGGACACCAGGGATTGGAATGTTTTTAACAGATGCAGCTCTGATGTTATGACTATAGCATTCATCATGCATTTGTTTGAAAATCGACCACTGGCTTCTGTCAGGAAATTCTAGGTACCATTCAGGGCCCCCTTTCCACAAAATAGCATGCGTATAGCGGTTAGTAGCACCAGGCTGCAAAACTTGAGAAACTTTGTGAACATACTTCTTTCCTTCAGCAAGCCTCACACAGATACTTCGGTCACTCTGCCCATCGGTGTCAATTCTGATCTGAGTATCATATTCCCTCCATCCTCTATCACCAACTGTTACCAGGACATTTGCAACACAAGCCAATGACTCTGGGCTGCTCTCCCCACTTCTAGTATTATCAGGAAGCCTCTTCGAACCGTTAGTCTTGGCGATGTTGTGAGGTTGTATCTTGCGGAAATGTCCTTTATGTTTTGATCCTAATTCATCACTTCTAGGAGAAACTGAGTATGAAACATGGGTTCGTGTTTTCTTAGAACCACCAGCACTGCCAGTTGACATGTTATCTTCTGGCCATAATTTTGAACCATCTCCAAATGTGCGTGATATGGATGTAAACCTGTTCCGATGGTAGGACGTCCTTGGGGCAGTTGGTGTGACACGACCAATTGGATGCTCATTCAATTCCTGAACCAAGTTAGATACAGGCTCTGTGGCTTTGCCATCTTTGCTAAGTAACTCATCATCCAGAGCATCAGATATCTTATCTTGAGGAATATCCATGGAAGGGTAACTTTGTTTAGATTTCTCTGGAGAGTTTGTAACATTATGATTGGAAGAACAAAGTTTGTCACCAGCTATGCAAGTCCCATTTTGATCTGGCAACCTTCTGCTTATCACATTGATATCACCATCACTGTTGTCACAATCCAGACTTGCGGTACCCGTCTCCAAGGAACAAGCCTGCTTAACCAAAGCAGATCCATGTTGTGAAATAGACTGCTGATTCTCTTCTACAGAAATTTCAGAAGGAGCCGCCTGGTGAACTACAGCATTGGAAGTCAAGTTGGTTTCAGTGAGCAGCTTTAGGTGATGACGTGCAGCTGCCACGTCCACATGATTTCGAGTACATTCACTTTGATTATCAAGACAAAATATGACAGGATCAGCATCAGGATAATTAGATTCTGAGCAGAACTGAGGTTCCTGAACATCGGAAGATAAACTCTGCCAACAGGAAATGTAGTCAGTAATAATTTCATCTGGTAATGGCTGGAGACCTAAAATTTCAGCACAAAATACTTTGATCTGATGCACTCAAACTTACAGACTAAATAATGGCATGTCTAGAAAAGAAATAGATAGATAAACTGGATAGTAATCAATAAAGGTCAACATTTTGACAAATTTTGTAATTCCAACTGACAAAATAAGATGCTGGGCCTAGGTTTCTCCCGCAGATATTCTGGCTTGTAACTCCACAGTGACTGGTACAGCAACTAACTAACCCAACTTGGGGTGCAGCTGACTACTAATACTAGCTATTAATCAGCATATTCTCCCTAACGTGCAAACCATGGATAGTAGTTATTCTTTTATGTTTCTATTATAAAATCCTGGCATGCAATACCCATAATCAACCAAAAAACATGATTTTAAAGTCAATTAAATCTGCACAGATAAGGTGAGTTCTGTACCTTCGAAAAGAGATTCATTGAAGTCCGGACATTCTGGTCATTTCCACTGATGAATTGTTTGATATCAGCGTATGTGCAGTCAACTTTAGACAGCTCCCTTTTCAAAGAGTGATATCTGAACTTTGCTTGCAGGTTCTTCCATTCTGTCTTGCCAATTCCAATGAGGCTGAACAGCACAAACACTGCTTGGCTCCTACCATGCAAACCAGATATCTGGAATCTGACCGAGGTGCATGGCGCTTCTGATTCATTAAAAGCATTCAGCCCAGAATCCTGATTGAAGCTTCCGACAAGTGAACAGAAAAGAAATACTGCTGATCTTAAGCAAGTCTCAAGAAGCAAGTGTTTCAAACCTAAAGTACCATCAACAAGAAGTATGTCCAGACATACTGTAGGCCATAAGGTAATCAATGAACCATGCTGAGAGTGAAAGAAAGTACTGGGAAGCCAAGCACTGCAGGCTTCAGAAATTAACTTGTAAACAGATTTAAGTGGACGGCTTAACACCAATATGACATATTTCACTGGAGCACCAGTTTCAGTATCAGCCTCCCTGCCGTTGGCTGAAGCAAGAACCACCGCAGAACTTGATCTGCTTTTCAAATGTGAATCATGTTCTGGAATGTTGACAAAACCATTCCTTCTCCTGCGAAATCGCCTCCTATAATAAACAAAGCGGAATCTCCTTTCCCGAGGTGTAGTCCCATCGTTATGAACTTCTGGGCCCCCATTTGCATGTAAACCTCCTGGTATAGCACCATCAGAGCCAAAGAATCCCGGGTTGGCATCGAATGAGTTTGATAACACAGGAAAATTTGGGTGACCAAGAACTGTTTTGCTGATGCTACTGGAGGTACCAGATCTTGCTTGGTTTGATTGAGCCAACCATGAGATGACGGGCTCTGACTCGCTTCCTGAACCGTTTCCATCCATtccttctctcttcttcccctCATAGTTCACCTTACGTGCTTTCCTTGAAGTATTATTAATACACCTCCTGCGACCTTCACCTGGCAAAAGGAGGAGCTTGATTCTCTCATTTTGAAGATTGATCCATTCTTCGTCCTTATCATCATACTTGACATGATGCCTCTTTGTCACAGGGTCATATTTCTTGACCAGGCCAAAGTACCAGGTCTCATCAAGAGGCCAAAACACCCTGATCCTCTCTTTTACAATGGAAAATGGATCCAGATCATGAGGGCTGACTTCATAAAAATGACGACGTGGGCGACGCTTCCTGAATGGCCCTTTACCATCACGCTTCCGTAGCAACCTAGAAGGACCTGCTACATCATTTTCATTCTTGTATGGGTTGTTCAAGCGATTAGAGTGGTGAAGATTAGATTCCTTTGATGATCTATCTGGTGATGACATTCTGTTCCTCAATGGGTCATCATGTCTATTATCTGATAGAGAACAGAGCATCATAGCAGCATTTTCTTCCAAGCTAACATCAATATGCCCCTGCGCATGCCCAGCACTATCCTTATCAACATGAACAGGTTTGGATGGTTCACCTGGTAGCTTTGGAACCAAGAGATCATTTTCCAAAAAAGACTTTGTTGTGATGTCCTGATCATGAGTGCCATTCTCAGTTTTTGGGCAACTGACAAGGTCATCGCCACCAACTCTGTTCTCCTTGAGCGCCCTTGGTTTCCTTACCCTTTTCCTCCTCATGAAATGGGCAGGCTTAGAAATGCCATTGGGTTGAAGCACATTACAATCACCAGCCCCAGTCTCGGCACTGACATTCTGGGGAAGCTTCCTTAGTTTCAGGACGCCGCGAGGCCGGCTGATCAATGCTGCAGAAGTAACCGAATGCTCGGAGCGGCCATTCTTTTTCCTTGACAAGGAGCGTGGACAGCCGTCGTGCAAACTGTCCATGCTCCATGTGGTGTCACTCGAGCCGGATCTTGTTGGCTCTGGACCATCAGCTTCCAGTCTGTCACAACTCAAGCTCTCACGCTTCCTCTTACTCCCTGCAGGAGAGGGAGTGCTGGAAGAGGCCTCCTTGCCACCACGAGCATCCGGCGTGCTTGGGCCCGACCCAGATCCAACCGAGCCTCTCTCAGACAAGGTCTCGTCATCTCCATCTAAACCCAGGAGTGGCTCGGGTGCAGGGGCGGGCTTAACCTGGGGCATGGGGGTTCAGTTGAACCCCCAATTGTCTCCCTCGACAAGAAGCTGCTCCACGCCCGGGCAGATCGATCTTGCTCGCCGGAGAACGGGGACCTAATCGAAACCATGCATGGATGAATCAGATTAACCAAAAACAGGCTACAGGGCAGGAAACAGATCGGCAACCGGCCGGAATGGAAAGAAAAGAGCGGCCTTTTCCTCGTCCGGCCACTGCCACAGCAAACAGGGATCAAGAAACGCTCTCCTGGGACAATCCGGCCGGGGAAAAAAGCTAGGGTTCCATACCAGGAGCGGAGGAGGTCGATCCACGCCAATCAAACGCCGGCCGTGGGTTCCCCTGGCGCCCCTCCGTGTCCTGGGGTGCGGGCCGGGGTTGGTAGGTGGAAGAGGGGCGAGAATTTTGGGTGGAACCGGCGGGGAGGGaggccggaggtggaggtggaggaggaagaaggggacatTGGGGAAGGGGAAATTTTCCGAATCAGTCCCTGTATTATAGGGTCGGGGACAGGGCCGGGCGGGTCACGTCGCCGGGTTTCTCGCaccgtcggatcgcgatcggacGGCTGGGATCAGTGTGGGAGGGGAGCGTGGCCCCTGGCGGAAAATAAAAAGCGCCCCGTGCGGTGGTCTTTGTTTTCTGCTCCTTCGTCGGCCGGTCGGTCCGTCCGTCGTCGCCGCTCCGCCACACACGACGGCGCCACCCGCTGCCCGCCGGCGGTCCCCCGTGACGCGGCCTCCGGCGCTCTAGGATCTTGCAGGGGCTGCCTCGTCCTAAGCCCCGCACCCCCCACCCCCACGCACCGACCTCCTCATCATCCCCACTTCAGGCCACAGGATGCAGCAGGGGCTTCGGCAGCAGGTAAATCGCCGCTTCAGGGGCTACGGGTGGCAAGGCCAGGCACTGGTTGCCGGCAGGTACTATCATATTCCGGCCAGTTCTGCTCCTCGTGGATGAATTTGTTGACCCTGTATTGATCTTCTTCTTAGTGGCTAAGATATCAAACTGATGGCTAACCTACCAGGTTTGCAGTGTCAAGCTTCTATTTTTATGTCTAGAGAAGATAAATTCGGCTTTCACGTCATATGTTTAGAGTATGCAAGTAAATTTATGATGACAACAACATGCCTGCTTCCAATTTGATCTCACAACAAGTTTGCAACTGTGATAGTTTGGCAAAGCTAGTATCCATGAATTTTTCAGACTTTGAATAGTAGTAATGAGAATTACATATACCTCTGCTTTCTTCACTGCAGATAAAATCCGTTAATCACTATGTTTTTCTGACCTACTATTTCATAATTTATGGATTCAATTGCCTGTGTTGGCACTGGTTTTTCTGAAGTAGATTTCTTATGCTCTATTGCTCACTTGTTAACACTGATATAACTGCAAGAATACCATGGCAAAGGCAACAAGTGCTAAACAATGTGCTTGATCATTATACTACTTTCTCCTTTGTTTATGGGCAATTGGCTGTGAAGCTACGGAAAGCAATTTGCTCAGATGAAGAATATTGGTATGCCTTATTCAGGAAACATATTTCCTAAATGTGCTATTTACAAGAAATTCTGACATAGGACATCCAGAACATATTCTAGGACCTTCCATATGTGTCATGGACTAACTCCTGTGTTCTGGTTCTACAGTATGAAAGTAACCACCCAATCACTCAGCCAAACTGCCATATATGTGTCTGATACCTAGGGATACAAGCGTTGGGGACTATTGGGAAACTTTGTCTTCCAATTTTTTTCTCCTCATATCACTCTTTGATACTTCCCGATGTTTCGTGGTTCAATGCCTCCTGAAGTGCCCCCCAAAAAATCTTGAAGTGGAAAAACTTTTAGAAGAAATTATAATCTAGCACATCCACAATACATTCTAGGACCTCCCCTTTGTGTTGTGGACTAACTTCTGGCTTCTGGTTCTACAATCTGACAGTAACTATCCACGGGGATACGCTATTCTGCCCCACCACTTTGCCAAACTGCCATATGTGTGTTCGATACCTGGAGATACTGGCATCAGAGTATTGGGGAACTTTGACTTTCAAAATTAGGAAATCATGATATCCCACCATTACTCTTCGACGCTTCCGACACTTCATGGTTTAGAACCCCCTGAAGTTCCCTCCCCATAAAAAGATTTGAATCTAACCCCACGAAAGCCATTAGATCTATAACTATAAACCCTAGCAAACCTTATCAATCTCAGATCTAACCTGCGAACCCTTGACGCTGCCCTTGGTGAATCCTTGACATCGCTTCCTTGGTCCATTGGGCGATGTCTGCGCCATACGACAGCAATGGCGCTCCAACCCAGCAAGCCATGAGGAAGAGGTGGCTTCGCTTGCCTCGGCGGAAGGAGCGGCTTGGTTACTCATCAGCCGGCGGTGACGAGACGCACAAGGAACACCGAATCGATGCGCCAGGCCGCCGGCGTAGGAGG from Triticum aestivum cultivar Chinese Spring chromosome 3B, IWGSC CS RefSeq v2.1, whole genome shotgun sequence includes these protein-coding regions:
- the LOC123069000 gene encoding uncharacterized protein, which gives rise to MPQVKPAPAPEPLLGLDGDDETLSERGSVGSGSGPSTPDARGGKEASSSTPSPAGSKRKRESLSCDRLEADGPEPTRSGSSDTTWSMDSLHDGCPRSLSRKKNGRSEHSVTSAALISRPRGVLKLRKLPQNVSAETGAGDCNVLQPNGISKPAHFMRRKRVRKPRALKENRVGGDDLVSCPKTENGTHDQDITTKSFLENDLLVPKLPGEPSKPVHVDKDSAGHAQGHIDVSLEENAAMMLCSLSDNRHDDPLRNRMSSPDRSSKESNLHHSNRLNNPYKNENDVAGPSRLLRKRDGKGPFRKRRPRRHFYEVSPHDLDPFSIVKERIRVFWPLDETWYFGLVKKYDPVTKRHHVKYDDKDEEWINLQNERIKLLLLPGEGRRRCINNTSRKARKVNYEGKKREGMDGNGSGSESEPVISWLAQSNQARSGTSSSISKTVLGHPNFPVLSNSFDANPGFFGSDGAIPGGLHANGGPEVHNDGTTPRERRFRFVYYRRRFRRRRNGFVNIPEHDSHLKSRSSSAVVLASANGREADTETGAPVKYVILVLSRPLKSVYKLISEACSAWLPSTFFHSQHGSLITLWPTVCLDILLVDGTLGLKHLLLETCLRSAVFLFCSLVGSFNQDSGLNAFNESEAPCTSVRFQISGLHGRSQAVFVLFSLIGIGKTEWKNLQAKFRYHSLKRELSKVDCTYADIKQFISGNDQNVRTSMNLFSKSLSSDVQEPQFCSESNYPDADPVIFCLDNQSECTRNHVDVAAARHHLKLLTETNLTSNAVVHQAAPSEISVEENQQSISQHGSALVKQACSLETGTASLDCDNSDGDINVISRRLPDQNGTCIAGDKLCSSNHNVTNSPEKSKQSYPSMDIPQDKISDALDDELLSKDGKATEPVSNLVQELNEHPIGRVTPTAPRTSYHRNRFTSISRTFGDGSKLWPEDNMSTGSAGGSKKTRTHVSYSVSPRSDELGSKHKGHFRKIQPHNIAKTNGSKRLPDNTRSGESSPESLACVANVLVTVGDRGWREYDTQIRIDTDGQSDRSICVRLAEGKKYVHKVSQVLQPGATNRYTHAILWKGGPEWYLEFPDRSQWSIFKQMHDECYSHNIRAASVKNIPIPGVRLVEGHDDNEVVSFVRPQDYLCHIGPDVEMALDESRLIYDMDSDDEEWISGWRKSQRDKNNTMSELTEDLFEKIMDKFEKFAHTHNCSALTIDQIKELDVDNVPLDITEVIHDHWHDKRQKKGMPLVRHFQPVMWKIYAQQLQEWESAVNRMQGSSNGYQGKRPPPKPALFAFCLKPRGLRLQVSKGPKQRSHKKLMYSGCHSFSREQDGFYRQGRRNGEYVGEGRTYESYDGGSLNSPTGYSPRFSMRTDSPRASDASDRGSTPRFRTNSMKRNASFAFSEDHHPSPSFRSQKIRRGGVPDHWNTAIHEHQNSKQALQGGPPQSHRVDVEELKLRDATSAAQHATTMARLKREKAHCLMHKADLALHKASVAVMIADAIKASSRDSSRAAAADSRRDDGR